The Spiribacter roseus genome includes the window GCAGGTGGTCGACAATCGCAGCCAGTCGGATCTGGGGATTCTCGAGAACCCCAACCGCAGCATCATCCGACTGGTGGCCGCCCAGGATCTCGCCTACACCGTGCAGCTGGCCGCCGCCGAGGGCCTGCGCGGCTACGGCTTCCGCCCCACGCTGTGGGATGGTGCGGGTGAGCCGCGCCTGGAGATCGGCATCGAGACACTGAGCCATGATGTGGCCGTCGGCGTGCCCTATGAGCTGACCACCCGCATCACGCTGGACGCGGTGGCCGTCGCCGGGGGCGAGCGCTTCACCAGTCAGGCGCAGACCACCCGGACCCGGCAGCGCGTCCTGCCGCCCAACGCCAAGGCCAATGCCGAGGCCGTTGATGCCGCCATCACCGAGGCCCTCGACCGGCTGCTGAATGCCGAACTGGCCGCGTTCCTCGCCGACCGTGAATAGCCGGGCGTCCACGGAGCTGTCTGACGAGCGCGCGGCGGGGCTACCGACACCGCGCGCCGACTGGGCGCTGTTCCTCGACTTTGACGGGACACTGGTGGAGATCGCCGAGCACCCTGAGGCGGTCCATGTCCCGGCGCAGCTCATCGGACTGCTCGATGCCCTGGTGCAGAGCCTCGATGGCGCGGTGGCTATCGTCTCGGGACGGCCCCTGGAAGGACTCGATGCGCTGCTGGGCGGGGCACTGCCGGCGGTGGCCGGGCTGCATGGCCTCGAGCGCCGCAGCCCCGGCGGCCAAATCCATCGCCCCGCTGATCGACGCGCCGAACTGGACGGCCTGCGGCAGGCGCTGGAGGCCTTCGCCGGCGAGCATCCCGGGGCCCACGTCGAGGACAAGGGCAACGCCATCGCCCTGCATTATCGCGGCGATCCCGCGCTCGAGCGCCCCGCCCGGGCGCTGGTCGAGCATCACTGCGAGTCCCTGGGGGAGTCATTCCGGCTGCAATCCGGCAAGCAGGTACTCGAGGTAGGCCCGGCCGGGCATGACAAGGGCACCGTCATCGAGGCCTTCATGGCCGAGCCGCCCTTCCACGGCCGGATACCGGTCTGTCTGGGGGATGACGTGACCGACGAGGACGCCTTTGCCGCCGTCAACCGCCTTGGCGGCCACTCGATCCGCATCGGCACCGACCGACCCACCGCGGCCAGCCATGCGCTGGCATCCGTCAACGAGGCTTATCAATGGCTCAACCGGCTGCCCCGACACCTTCGCCCGATTCAATAGATCTTGAACTGGGCATGATCGGCAACGGCCAGATCAATGGCCTGATCGATCCCCTCGGCCGCCTCGTCTGGGCGTGCCTGCCCCGCTTTGATGCCGAGCCCGCCTTCTCACGGCTCGTCGACTCGCAGGACCGCGGCCACTTCAGCATCGAGCTCTGCGACCAGTGCGCGGTCCGTCAGTCCTACCATCCCAACACCGCGGTCCTGTCCACCGAGCTGACCGACCGTTACGGCGCCATCCTGCGCATCATCGACTTCTGCCCGCGGTTCCGGCAGTACGACCGCACCTATCGGCCGGTCATGATCATCCGCCGCGTCGAAGTCGTGCGCGGTCATCCGGTGATCCGCACCCGGCTGCGCCCGGTGAGCGGCTGGGATGCCAGCGCGCCGTCCACCACGCGCGGCAGCAATCACGTCCGCTTTCTGCGCCACGACCAGGTCCTGCGCGTCACCACCGACGCGCCGCTGACCCATGTCCTCGACGAGACGCCGTTCGTGGTCGACGCCACCATGACCTTCATCCTCGGCCCCGATGAAAGCGTCAAGGAATCGGTGGAGGCCATGGGCCGCCGGTTTCTGGAGCAGACCGAGATGTACTGGCGCGACTGGACGCGCTCGCTGGCCATTCCCTTCGACTGGCAGCAGGCGGTGATCCGCGCCGCCATCACCCTCAAGCTCTCGGCCTACGAGGACACCGGCGCGGTGATCGCCGCCGCCACCACCTCGATCCCCGAAGCGGCGGACAGTGGCCGCAACTGGGACTACCGGTACTGCTGGCTGCGGGATGCCTACTTCACCGTGCATGCGCTCAACCGCCTGGGCGCGACACGCACCATGGAAGGGTTCCTGCGCTACATCATCAACCTGGTGGCCGCCAGCGGCGATCACCGTCTGCAGCCGCTCTATGGCATCGGCGGCGAGCGCCGCATCGAGGAGACCACCGCCGACGCACTGGGTGGCTATCGCGGCATGGGGCCGGTGCGCGTGGGCAACGCCGCCTACTACCAGGTCCAGCATGATGTCTACGGCACGGTCATCCTCGCCGCCACCCAGGCGTTTTTCGACGCCCGCCTCGAGCGGCCCGGCGACCAGGCCCTCTACCAGCGCCTCTGCGCCCTCGGCGAGGAGGCCATCCGCCACCACGACCAGCCCGACGCCGGCATCTGGGAATACCGCGGCCGGGCCCGCGTGCACACCTACTCGGCAATGATGTGCTGGGCGGCCTGTGACCGGCTGCGCCGCATCGCCGAGCAGCTCGGGCTGGATGCCGACGCCGGCTACTGGTCGGGCCAGGCCGCCACCATCCATGCCACCGTCTGCCGCGAGGCGTGGAGCGATACCCACAATGCCTTTGTCGAGAGCTTCGGCGGTGACAGCCTTGATGCCAGCCTGCTGCTCATGCACGAGCTGGGCTTTCTGGCCGCCGATGATCCGCGCTTCATCGGCACCGTCGAGGCCATCGAGGCCCACCTGCGCCGGGGCGACCATCTGTTCCGCTATGCCGCCGCTGATGATTTCGGTCGGCCTGAGAACGCCTTCAACATCTGCACCTTCTGGTTCATTGACGCCCTCCAGGCCATCGGCCGCCATGACGAGGCGCGACGGCTGTTCGAGAACATGCTCGGCCACCGCACTCGGCTGGGCCTGCTCTCCGAGGATCTCGACGCCAACCACGGCGAACTCTGGGGCAATTTCCCGCAGACCTACAGTATGGTGGGGCTGATCAACTCGGCCATGCACCTGAGCCGCAGCTGGGAGGAAAGCCTTTGAGTCGACTGGTCGTTGTCTCCAACCGGGTCCCCCTGCCACAGCCCGGCCAGCCTCAGGCCGGCGGACTGGCCGTGGCCCTGTCCGATGCGCTGTCGCGACGCGGCGGCCTGTGGTTCGGCTGGTCGGGCGAGGTCAGCGAACAGCCCGACTCCCGCCCGTCGATCCGCCACCACGAGGGCATCGACTACGCGACCCTGTCGCTGAGCCGCGAGGACTATGACGACTTCTACCTGGGCTATTCCAATGCGGTGATCTGGCCGGTGTTCCACTTCAACCTGGGGGCCATGGACTATCAGCGGCGCTATTCCCACGCCTACACCCGAGTCAACGCCCGCTTCGCCGACTGCCTGGCCCCGCTCATCGAGCCCGACGACACCCTCTGGATCCACGACTACCACCTCATGCCGCTGGCCCGCGAGCTGCGCGAACGCGGCCTGCGCAACCGCATCGGGTTTTTCCTCCACATCCCCTTCCCCGACTACGACGTGCTGCGGGCCATGCCGGGCCATCGGGCCCTGCTGGAGGATCTGTGCCGGTTCGACCTGCTGGGTTTTCAGACCGCCAACGACCGGCATGCCTTCGAGGAATCCGCCACCCGGGCCATCGGGGCGCTGGTGCGGGCCTCCGGGCAGCTGCGCCACCGCAACCGCGACCTGCGCACCGGCGTCTATCCGGTGGGCGTCGACGTGGCGGCCCTCGCCGACCTGTCCGCGCAGACCCTGACCACACCCGCCGTCCAGCGGCTGCTCGACGGGCTTGGCGAGCGCGATCTGATGATCGGCGTCGACCGCCTCGACTACTCCAAGGGCCTCGAGCAGCGCTTCCGCGCGTTCGAGGCGCTGTTCGATGACTACCCCCACCGCCGCGGGCATACCGTGCTCATGCAGATCGCCAGCCCCTCGCGCGGGGACATCGCCGAGTACGCCGATCTGCGCCAGCGCCTGGAGGGGCTGAGCGGGCATATCAACGGCGTCTATGGCGATCTCGACTGGGCGCCGCTGCACTACCTCAACCGCACCTTCGAGCGGGGTGCCATCATGGGGCTCTACCGCGCGGCGCGGGTGGGGGTGGTCACCCCGCTGCGCGACGGCATGAACTTGGTCGCCAAGGAGTTCATCGCCAGTCAGGATCCGGACAACCCCGGGGTGCTGGTGCTCTCGGACCTGGCCGGGTCGGCCGCAGAGCTGAGCGACGCGATCCGCGTCAATCCCTACGACACCGATGCCATCGCCGCCGGGCTCAACCAGGCCCTGGCGATGCCACGACCCGAGCGCCGGCGGCGCCACGAGCGCATGATGGCGGTGCTCCATCGCAACGACATCGGCGCCTGGGAACGGCGCTTTCTCGATGACCTCGGCGGCGGCCACGACTGACCCGGGCGCCCCCGCTGCGGCGCGCATCATCATGCATGTCGACATGGATGCGTTCTTCGCCTCGGTGGAACTCAAGCGCCGCCCCAGCCTCCGGGGCCAGCCGGTCATTGTCGGCGGGCGCGGCGATCCGGCCCGGCGCGGCGTGGTCTCCACCGCCACCTATGAGGCACGGGTGTTCGGCATCCACTCGGGCATGGCGCTGCGCACGGCGGCGCGGCTGTGCCCCGATGCGGTCTTTCTGCCGGTGGACTTTCCCGCCTACCACGAGGCCTCGGCGCGGGTCTTCGAATGCCTGGCCGCGGTCAGTGAACGCCTGCAGCCAGTGGGGCTGGACGAGGCCTACATGGACATCAGCCATCGCAGCGATGACCCACTCGGCATCGGCCTGAGGCTGAAGGATGACATCCATGCCGCCACCGACCTGGTGGCCTCCGTGGGGATCGGTCCCAACCGACTACTCGCAAAGATCGCCTCGGACCTGGAAAAGCCCGATGGGCTGACCCGGCTGCATCCCGCTGACGTGCCCGAGCGGGTCTGGCCACTGCCGGTGCGGACCCTGCATGGCGTCGGCCCGCGCACCGCCGAGCGGTTGGCCGGTCTGGGTGTGGAGACGGTCGGCGATCTGGCCCGGATGGGCCGGGATGGGCTGTCCACCGAGTTCAGTCCGCGGCATGCGCAGTCACTGAGCGACTCGGCCCATGGCATTGACGAGCGCCCCGTGCAGACGGAGCGCGTCCGCAAGTCCATCGGCCGCGAGCGCACCTTCCAGCAGGACTGCCGCAGCAGCGGGCGGCTCGATCATGAAGCGCGGCTGATGCTCGATGAGGTGCGGGGGCGGCTGACCGCCCGCCAGCTAGGCGCCCGGACAGTGACGGTCAAGCTGCGTTACCGCGACTTCACCACCCATACCCGGTCCCAGAGCCTGGCCAGCGCCACCGATGATCATGAGGCACTGGCGGCGCTGGTCCGCCAGTGCCTGTTCGCGCACCGGCTGCATCGCGCGGTGCGCCTGCTGGGCGTCCAGCTCTCGGGGCTGACGCCGCTCTAGAGCCCCAGGTCGTCGCGCACGATGGTCACCGCACCGGTGCCATCGACGTTGGTCACGCCCTCAAGCCAGCGGTTGAGCAGGTCCGGGTTATCCATGATCAGTTTCTGGCCCGCCTCCATGGGGGACATTTCCTCGTTGATCACATAACCGCCCGCCTGGCTCTGCTCTTCGACCGTGTAGGCGTACTGCTCAAGGAGCCGGCCGACGTTGCTGCAGCGCTCGCTGTAGCCGGCGGTGGCGATGGTGTAGACCGTGGCGCCGCCCTGGTTGGGGCCGAAGTAATCGGCACCGCCGGTCAGGTAGCGCATGTCGATGTTGATGTTCATCGGATGCGGCGCCCAGCCCAGGAACGCCACCCACTCATCGCGGGGCACCGAGCGCTGCACCTGGGTGAGCATGCCCGCCTCGGAGGACTCCATGAGCTCCCAGTCGCCCAGTCCGAAGGCATCGTCGTCGATCATCGCCTGGATGGCGGCATTACCGTCGTTGCCGGCCTCGATGCCGTAGATGCGCCCCTCGAAGCGGTCCTGATAGTCATCCAGGTCGGCGAAATCGCGGACGCCGGCCTCCCAGACATAGTCCGGGACCGCCAGGGTGTACTTGGCACCTTCGAGGTTGGCACTGATCTGCTCGATCTCGCCATCGTCGAGATAGGGCCGGATCATGCTCTCCTGGGTGGGCAGCCAGAGGCCCAGAAAGGCATCACGCTGGCCGTCGGCCACCGACTGGAAGGCGATCGGCACCGAGGCCGTGGTCAGCTCCACCTCGTAGCCCAGCGTCTCGAGCAGGTATTCCATGACCTCGGACTTGATGGTCACACCGGTCCAGTTGACGTTGGCAAGACCCACCGACTGGCAGCTCTCCGGCTCGTTGGCGCTGGCGTTCATGGCGGACAGTGACACCAGAGCGGCACCGGCGACCGTCGCGATCATTCGGGTTTTCATAGGTTCTCCAGATTTACCGACTCGTTTTGAGTGGCTTAAGCACACCACAATATTGATTGAGTGGTCAATCAATGAAGATTAGACTGGCGGGCATTCGATCGGGAGGCGTTGGCATGGCGCGGAAAGGAATGGAAACGGTGCGGCGCCGGCAATTGATCCAGGCGACCCTCCAGGTCATCCATGACCAGGGGCTGCAGGCCACGACACTGGGCCGGGTCGGCCAGCAGGCCGGCATCTCCCCGGGTCTGGTCGCCCACTACTTCGGTGACAAGCGGCATCTGCTGGCGTCGACCTACCTGTCGCTGGTGCGCTCGCTGGAGCAGGAATACCGCGCGGCACGGGCGGGAACGGCGGCCGGGCTGCCGCGGGTGCGGGCCATCATCGACGCCAACTTCGCCGCCAGCCAGTCCGATGCCGTCACCGTCAGCTGCTGGCTGTCGTTCTGGGCGCAGGTCAACCATGTGCCCTCCATCGCCCGCATCCAGCGGGTGGTGACGCGCCGCCTCGAGAGCAATCTCACCCATGCGCTGGCGGCCTTTCTGCCGCGCGCCGAGGCGGTGCGACTCGCCGAAGGCCTG containing:
- a CDS encoding alpha,alpha-trehalose-phosphate synthase (UDP-forming), producing the protein MSRLVVVSNRVPLPQPGQPQAGGLAVALSDALSRRGGLWFGWSGEVSEQPDSRPSIRHHEGIDYATLSLSREDYDDFYLGYSNAVIWPVFHFNLGAMDYQRRYSHAYTRVNARFADCLAPLIEPDDTLWIHDYHLMPLARELRERGLRNRIGFFLHIPFPDYDVLRAMPGHRALLEDLCRFDLLGFQTANDRHAFEESATRAIGALVRASGQLRHRNRDLRTGVYPVGVDVAALADLSAQTLTTPAVQRLLDGLGERDLMIGVDRLDYSKGLEQRFRAFEALFDDYPHRRGHTVLMQIASPSRGDIAEYADLRQRLEGLSGHINGVYGDLDWAPLHYLNRTFERGAIMGLYRAARVGVVTPLRDGMNLVAKEFIASQDPDNPGVLVLSDLAGSAAELSDAIRVNPYDTDAIAAGLNQALAMPRPERRRRHERMMAVLHRNDIGAWERRFLDDLGGGHD
- a CDS encoding YajG family lipoprotein yields the protein MNRIIRSLVLLGLVSLLAACSQGTQNLRLSPQPPATDPVTDSDRGIALQVVDNRSQSDLGILENPNRSIIRLVAAQDLAYTVQLAAAEGLRGYGFRPTLWDGAGEPRLEIGIETLSHDVAVGVPYELTTRITLDAVAVAGGERFTSQAQTTRTRQRVLPPNAKANAEAVDAAITEALDRLLNAELAAFLADRE
- the otsB gene encoding trehalose-phosphatase, which codes for MNSRASTELSDERAAGLPTPRADWALFLDFDGTLVEIAEHPEAVHVPAQLIGLLDALVQSLDGAVAIVSGRPLEGLDALLGGALPAVAGLHGLERRSPGGQIHRPADRRAELDGLRQALEAFAGEHPGAHVEDKGNAIALHYRGDPALERPARALVEHHCESLGESFRLQSGKQVLEVGPAGHDKGTVIEAFMAEPPFHGRIPVCLGDDVTDEDAFAAVNRLGGHSIRIGTDRPTAASHALASVNEAYQWLNRLPRHLRPIQ
- the choX gene encoding choline ABC transporter substrate-binding protein, with the protein product MIATVAGAALVSLSAMNASANEPESCQSVGLANVNWTGVTIKSEVMEYLLETLGYEVELTTASVPIAFQSVADGQRDAFLGLWLPTQESMIRPYLDDGEIEQISANLEGAKYTLAVPDYVWEAGVRDFADLDDYQDRFEGRIYGIEAGNDGNAAIQAMIDDDAFGLGDWELMESSEAGMLTQVQRSVPRDEWVAFLGWAPHPMNINIDMRYLTGGADYFGPNQGGATVYTIATAGYSERCSNVGRLLEQYAYTVEEQSQAGGYVINEEMSPMEAGQKLIMDNPDLLNRWLEGVTNVDGTGAVTIVRDDLGL
- a CDS encoding glycoside hydrolase family 15 protein encodes the protein MIGNGQINGLIDPLGRLVWACLPRFDAEPAFSRLVDSQDRGHFSIELCDQCAVRQSYHPNTAVLSTELTDRYGAILRIIDFCPRFRQYDRTYRPVMIIRRVEVVRGHPVIRTRLRPVSGWDASAPSTTRGSNHVRFLRHDQVLRVTTDAPLTHVLDETPFVVDATMTFILGPDESVKESVEAMGRRFLEQTEMYWRDWTRSLAIPFDWQQAVIRAAITLKLSAYEDTGAVIAAATTSIPEAADSGRNWDYRYCWLRDAYFTVHALNRLGATRTMEGFLRYIINLVAASGDHRLQPLYGIGGERRIEETTADALGGYRGMGPVRVGNAAYYQVQHDVYGTVILAATQAFFDARLERPGDQALYQRLCALGEEAIRHHDQPDAGIWEYRGRARVHTYSAMMCWAACDRLRRIAEQLGLDADAGYWSGQAATIHATVCREAWSDTHNAFVESFGGDSLDASLLLMHELGFLAADDPRFIGTVEAIEAHLRRGDHLFRYAAADDFGRPENAFNICTFWFIDALQAIGRHDEARRLFENMLGHRTRLGLLSEDLDANHGELWGNFPQTYSMVGLINSAMHLSRSWEESL
- the dinB gene encoding DNA polymerase IV; this translates as MTSAAATTDPGAPAAARIIMHVDMDAFFASVELKRRPSLRGQPVIVGGRGDPARRGVVSTATYEARVFGIHSGMALRTAARLCPDAVFLPVDFPAYHEASARVFECLAAVSERLQPVGLDEAYMDISHRSDDPLGIGLRLKDDIHAATDLVASVGIGPNRLLAKIASDLEKPDGLTRLHPADVPERVWPLPVRTLHGVGPRTAERLAGLGVETVGDLARMGRDGLSTEFSPRHAQSLSDSAHGIDERPVQTERVRKSIGRERTFQQDCRSSGRLDHEARLMLDEVRGRLTARQLGARTVTVKLRYRDFTTHTRSQSLASATDDHEALAALVRQCLFAHRLHRAVRLLGVQLSGLTPL
- the betI gene encoding transcriptional regulator BetI is translated as MARKGMETVRRRQLIQATLQVIHDQGLQATTLGRVGQQAGISPGLVAHYFGDKRHLLASTYLSLVRSLEQEYRAARAGTAAGLPRVRAIIDANFAASQSDAVTVSCWLSFWAQVNHVPSIARIQRVVTRRLESNLTHALAAFLPRAEAVRLAEGLGVMIDGLWLRASLRTGGVDVAAARALAHRYLDSELHALTGGPHVQTA